In Chitinophagaceae bacterium, the DNA window GAATATCCTGCTATCAGTTTGTTTGGAGAAACATGGGTGCAAGGTGTAGTTTCACAGGCTTATTTTGTAGAAAATAATATGGACATTCCTTTCAAAAGCAATCTTCAGGGCGCCACTGATTTTCAAACGTATTCAAATGGTATTGTGCCTTCGCTGACACAACCATTTGGATGGAATGAAGGTGTAAACAGACTTTACACAACATTGGCCGGTGATTATTTGTACAAGGATCCAACACGCAATGTTCTCTTCCTCGATAACCATGATCTCAGCCGTATTTTTTCCGTGGTGGGTGAAAGTGTAGCAAAGCAAAAAATGGGAATTAAATGGTTGCTGACCTGCAGAGGTATTCCGCAAATGTATTATGGTACGGAAATACTCATGAAAGGATTTACAAATCCGGATGGTTGGGTGCGGCTTGATTTTCCCGGTGGTTGGGAGGGTGACAAAAAAAATGGATTCACCGGTGAAGGATTGAGTACGGATGAACTGTCGGTGCAATCGTTGGTGAAAACACTCGCCAATTTCCGAAAAAATTCTTCCGCGCTCAAGACAGGAAAATTGATGCAGTATGTTCCTGTGGATGGTCTGTATGTTTATTTTCGATATGATGATAATCAAACCATCATGTGCGTAATGAATACTTCTGCCAAAGAAAAGGAAATTGATTTCAATAAATATGCAGAGAGAACCTATGGATTTGTTGCCGCCAAGAGCATAACAGATGATCAGGCTTTCATGCTTTCAGAAAATCAACAAATAGCACCTGATCAAATGTGGGTGCTGGCTTTAACGAAGTAGTTTTTTTAAACCTGAGTTGATTCAACTTTGGAAGTGTTTGCAAACTAACTTCACAATGAAACTATCAGAAGTGAACCCTGACAGAGTTTACTAAACAGATCAGAATGATTTTTGAAAATGAATGAATCTGCTAAGAAATAATTAGATGGAAAGAAGAAAGTTTATATCAGACAGCAGTAAAGTGATCGCGGGATTTGCTGTGTTAACTCCATCATTACAGTCGTTTGATGTTTTTGCGCTTCGTCCGGAATTTCCATCGAACCGTCCGGCACTGAAAGAAAGAAAATTCACCAGCGAGGCAGTAGAACAACTGATTGCTGAAATTAAACCTGCCATTGCAGATAAGGAAATTGCATGGCTCTTTGAAAACTGTTTCCCTAATACATTGGATACTACCATTGACTATGAACCGGTGAAAGGAAAACCCGACACCTTTATTATTACCGGTGATATTGATGCGATGTGGCTTCGCGATTCTACAGCCCAGGTTTGGCCATACCTTCCGTTGATTTTAAAAGATGAAAAATTAAAAAAGCTGGTGCAGGGATTAATTAACCGACAGGTGAAATGTGTTTTAAAAGATCCTTATGCCAATGCATTTTACAAAGATCTCAGCAAAGAATCATCGTGGAAAAGTGATCAGCCTTCTCCCATTGCAGGTGTGCATGAACGCAAATGGGAAGTTGATTCCTTATGCTATGTAATCAGGTTGTCGAATGAATATTATGCATTAACCGGTGATGCATCATTGTTTGACAAAGATTGGGATAAGGCGATGCGTTTAACCGTTTCAACTTTTAGAACAGAGCAAAGAAAAAATGGCACTTCTCCCTATTCATTTGTAAGAAAAACGGATAACATGATTGATGCGCCGGTTTTCTCAGGAACAGGTGCGCCCATTAAACCTGTAGGATTAATCTGCTCCATGTTCCGGCCATCAGATGATGCTACCACTTTCCCGTTTCTTATTCCATCCAATTTATTCGCGATGCTGTCTTTGCGGCAGCTATCAGCAATTTACAAAACATCCCTGAAGGAAATTGCATTCTCAACTGAGTGTAATGATTTCGCAAATGAACTGGAAACAGCCATTCATCAACATGCTGTTACTACGCATTTGACTTTCGGAACCATCTATTCTTATGAGATTGATGGTTTTGGTAACCGGTTATTTATGGATGATGCCAATGTTCCTTCCCTGATGTCACTTGCTTATTTAGGTGTGCATAGTGTGGAGGATCCGTTGTATAAGAGAACAAGATCTTTCCTGGTAAGTGATGCCAATCCATATTACTTTAAAGGTAATATTGCTGAAGGACAGGGAAGTCCTCATACCGGAAAGGAAAAAATCTGGCCGATGGGAATTATACTGCGAGCAATGACGAGTGACAGGAATGAAGAGATTGTTCAGTGTTTAAAAATGTTGAAGCACACACATGCAAATACAGGATTTATGCATGAAGCTTTTAACAAAGACAATCCAGATGATTACAGCAGGAAGTGGTTTGCCTGGGCAAATACGCTTTTCGGAGAAATGATTATAAAAATTTACAGAGAACGAAAGGAGTTGCTGGCGCAGCAGTTTTAATGCTGCAGAATTTATTATCAAAGTAACCGCTCTGTTTTCCTGATAAGAAATTTAAATCTTTAACAACTAAATGATGAAATACCGGACGTTGACTGTAACCTGTTTGTTTTTTTTTATTTCTCTCAGCGCTCAAGTGAATACAACTCCATTCAACAAACCACCGGAATGGAGCAAACAGGTAATATGGTACCAGATTTTTGTTGAAAGATTTTATAATGGTGACCACACAAATGATCCGCGGCCGGAAAATATAAATACACTGCCAATCAATGTGATCGCTCCACCTCATTGGGCTGTTACTTCCTGGACACACAATTGGTATGCTCCTGATGATTGGGCAAATGAACTCAGTGGTTCATTTAATGAAAAAATACAATACCGCAGATATGGTGGTGATTTGCAGGGCGTGCTTGATAAGCTCGACTATTTGCAGCAGTTGGGAATTACTGCCATCTTCTTAAACCCGATAAATGATGCGCCGAGTTTGCATAAATATGATGCAAGAAATTACCATCATGTGGATGTGAACTTCGGCCCTGATCCTGATGGTGATAATAAGTTGATCGCAACGGAAAATCCGCTTGATCCTTCCACGTGGAAATGGACCTCAGCCGATAAATTGTTTTTAAGGCTGGTGAATGAAGTGCATAAAAGAAAGATGAAGATCATAATGGATTATTCCTGGAATCATGTGGGCACCACATTTTGGGCCTGGCAGGACATCCTGAAAAACCAGGAGCGTTCAGTTTACAAAGATTGGTTTGAAATAAAAGCGTTTGATGATCCTGCAACTCTGCAAAACGAGTTTTCATACAGAGGTTGGGCCGGTACCACTTCATTAGTTGAATTGAAAAAAGTTAATATCACTACAACCAAACAAACAGGTCATCCTTACGAAGGCGATATAAATGAAGGCGCTAAAAAACACATTTTTGAGGTGAGTAAAAGATGGTTGGCTCCCAATGGTGATGTATCAAAAGGAATTGATGGATTCAGATTGGATGTGGCTGACCAGGTGGGAATGGTTTTCTGGAGAGACTTCAGGAAATTCGTTCGTTCAATAAATGCCAATGCATATCTCGTGGGTGAAATCTGGTGGGAGGAATGGCCTGACAAATTGATGGATCCTGTTCCATATACCAATGGCGATGTTTTCGATGCAGTGATGCAATACCAGGTTTACCGGCCGGCCCGTTATTTTTTCGCGAACAATAATTATGGAATTGATGCTGAGCAGTTCAAAGACAGCCTCAATTTTCATTGGAACAGTCTACAAACTGATGTTCGCTATGCAATGATGAATGTCTCATCTTCACATGATGCGCCACGTTTGCTGACGGATTTTTACAATCCGAATAAATATAAATACAAAGCTTCTCCATCTGATGATGAGAATTATAAAACTGGGAAACCGGATGTTGATACGTATCAAAGAGTCCGCTTGTATCTCGTTCATCTTTTTACAACGATAGGTGCGCCACAAATCTATAATGGGGAAGAAATGGGCATGTGGTCAGCAGATGATCCGGCAAGGAAGCCACTGATGTGGAAGGAATTTACTTTTGAAGCGGAAACAACAAATAATTTTCAGTCCGGAGCAAAAACATATGATACACTTGCTTCTAATCAGCAGCAATTTGATTGGTATAAGAAATTGATAGCAATCAGAAAAAGCAATCCTGCCTTAGCCACCGGAAGTATTGAATTTCTGAAAGCAAAAGGAAAACAGCTTGCCTATCGACGGTTTGATGATAAAAGTGAGATCATAGTATTGTTTAACCTCGAATCAAGCCCTCAGCAATTTGATCTGCCGAAAGATTCGCGTTACCTTGATTTGTTAACCAATAAAAAAATAGCCGGAGGTAGCATGATGCTCGCAAAAATGGAGGCGGCCATTCTGAAACGGGTTGAGTAATTGGGTTTAATGCAACATTGCCGGATTAAGAATTATAGAATAACTTCGGCAAACAATTATCAGTCCTTATCATGCGCATAAATAAATTTCTTCTTTTCCTGCTGTTTCCGGCAATGCTGCAGGCACAATCGAATGCTTCGGTTCATTGCACATTTAAAAATCATTCAGGAGATACAGTTACCATCATTCCATCTCAATATTATATTGATGAGTATGAGAAGAATTATACTGCTGTAATTACCAATAACCAATGTGAATTCACTTTTCCGGTTCAGAAACCCAGTACGGCGAAGCTTCGTGTTGGCAAGCAATCAGTCACGCTTTTTATGGAACCGGGAGATGCCTTGCAGGTAAATATTGAGGGAGATTCATTGTTGAAAGCAATTTCATTTTCCGGTAAAGGAGCAGCGCACAATCAGTTCCTGGTTTCATTCCTGAAAAATTTTGAAGCGGACTTCAACAAAGAAAAGGTTAGTAAGGAAATTATCAGTTCTGATATTGATGCTTATGAGATGAAACTTTTTGAGGAAAGAAAAAAGCAGTTGGCATTTTATAATTCCGGCATTCAAAAAGAAACTTTCAGCGATGCGTTTAAAAAATATCTTTCGAACAGTATACGCTATAATTATTATGCACGCATACTTTCCGTTCCAATTATTCAAGCTAATCAATCGCAGCAGGTGATGACAGTAAAGGCGTTGCCTGCTGTAATGCTGGAAGGCATTGACGCAAAGCCGGTAAATGATGAAGCGCTTATCGCTGAGTCCTACCGTGATTTTCTTTATTACTATACTGTTTATTTCACCTCGGAGGCCAATGGATTCAACAAGTTTAAAGACACGAATCTTTCCGTAGAGAAAAAAGTGCAGACAGCCATGCAACATTTTTCCGGTGAATCATTGGATTGGTGTATTGCCTACCTGCTGAACAATGATATTGCAAAAGTTAGTCAGTACACAGCGAAGCATATTTTCAATGTATTGAGTCTGCAGGATGAATCAGGTGATTATCCAAAACTGTTGAAGAATAAGGTTGATGAAAGACTTGCAGTTAAGGATGTTGTTGTTGCGGATGCAAAGAATACGGATGCCGCGGGTTCATCGGATATCAATTATCCGAAGTTGATGGACATTAACGGAAAATATTTCACCTTGAATGATTTGAAGGGTAAGGTGGTATACATTGATTTCTGGGCAAGCTGGTGTGGACCGTGCATGGGTGAGATGCCTTATTCGAAGAAGCTTCATGCTATGTTTGATGAAAAGCAATTGAAAGGTATTGAGTTCCTTTATATTTCAATTGATGCTTCTGAAGATGCCTGGAGAAATGCGGCGAAGCAGTTGGGACTTGAAGGCAAACTCGCCATATCGCCCGGCAACTGGTCAGCGCCTATTGCAAAGTATTTCGGCATTTTGAGCATTCCAAGATATATGTTGATGAACAGGAAAGGTGAAATTGTTGATCTGAATGCGAAAAGGCCAAGCTCCGGTGAAATGATTTATAATGATATCATTAAACTTTTAGACTGAGTTATTTAATAAATCTCTTCAGCATGAATAGTTTTCGTTCTGTATTATTTTCATGCATCATCATTTTACAAGTTATGGATTCAAATGCAGCTTCAACACCCAAATATGTTTTTTATCTGCATGGCATGATCGTAGAGAATATGGGAGCGAAAGCGGTAAGTCCATATTTTGGAGCCTATCAATATGACGATATCCTGGATGCATTCCGCAAAGCAGGATTTACAGTGATGAGTGAATTGAGGAAGCCGAATACTGATGTGAAGGAATATGCCATCACAATAGCAAAACAGATTAATGATTTGCTGAAGAAAGGCGTGGAGTCGAAAAATATTACCGTGATAGGCGCGTCGAAGGGTGCATTGATTGCGATGCATGTTTCTGCTATCCTGAAAAATAAGGAATTGAATTTTGTTTTTCTTGCCGCGTGTAACGATGGAAATTTTCAGGCATTTCCGGAAATACAATTTTATGGTAACATATTATCCATCTACGAAAAGAGTGATGACATCGGAGAATCATGTGCCTCGTTTCGGGAAAAAAGTGTGAGCACTATTTCACGCTATAAAGAAATTGAAATCAATACCGGCCTTCAGCATGGGTTTCTCTTTAAGCCTGTTTCGGAATGGACAAAGCCTGCTATGGAATGGGCAAATGGAATTTATGAATAACGCATATTCACCTGGAAATGATTGCTGAATAAATATTCGCCCGGTTATAAATAGAAGGTTGCTCTTTTATTTTTTGAATAGCATGATAACCGGAAGCTGAGAACAGCGTACCCAACGCCTGAAAATTTATCGGAAAAGGAACCCATTGGTTCGAAACCGTGGTATCATATTCTACTATTAAAAAAACAGCATCCTTCTTCAGATACTGTTGCAGTTTGGCGAGCAATGCTTTTTTGTCTTTTACAAAGTGTAATGAATTGGCCATCAGTATTCCATTTAAGGTTGGAACGGGAAGTTCATCCAAAATAAAATCCGCTTTTATTTTTTTTATCTGAACCGATGTCGGAGAGGTAATCGTATTTAAAACGTTGAGGTTTTTATCAATAGCATACACGATGCAGCCATGACCCAGTAAACCGGAGAGTGCATTTGTAAATAATCCGCTTCCGCATCCAAGATCTGCCCACGCTGAAATAGTTTTCTTTGAGAGAGCGTCATGATCGATTAATGATATTGCCTGATGAAGGTCCACCTACAAATTGAAGATTTTATTTTGAAGTGAGAGGAGATATTTATTAATAGTACACAGCAATCCTATTTGCTGAATTTTATTTTTTTGTACCTGACCATACTTTTTTTGTTTCACGTCTTACGACAGGCGCTACTTCTGAACCAAACAATTCAATCGCATGCAAAAGTTTATCGTGCGGTAAAGTGCCTACGCTGAGTTGCAAAAGGAAACGATCATGATGGAAAAGCTCATACTGATACATGATTTTATCAATCATTTCCTGGGGACTTCCAACCAACAATGCCCCCTTTAGTGAACGACCTGCTTCAAATTGTGCGCGATTAGTTGGTGGCCAGCCACGTTCTCTTCCGATCCGTGTCATTACATCGGCAAACGTTGGATAGAATTCATCGGCTGCCTGTTTCGAATCATTGGCGAGGTAACCATGTGAGTTGATGCTGACAGCAAGTTTTGAAAGATCATGACCTGCTGCTGTTGCCGTTTCACGATAGAGATCAACTAAGGGTGCAAATCGTTCGGGCATTCCGCCGATAATCGCAAGGGCCATGGGTAGTCCAAGTGTTGCAGCACGAATCACTGACTGTGTAGTGCCTCCGACAGCAATCCACACAGGCATAGGATGCTGAACCGGTTGTGGAAATATCCGTTGGTGATCCAACGCAGGACGAAATTTACCTGACCATGTAATTATTTTTTGAGACCTGAGTTGTAACAATAGATCCAGTTTTTCTTCGAACAATGCGTCATAATCATCGAGCTCATAACCAAACAGCGGAAACGATTCTATAAAGGATCCACGGCCGGCCATAATCTCTGCGCGACCACCTGAAAGCAAATCCAACGTGGCGAAATCCTGGAAAACACGCACCGGATCATCTGAGCTTAACACAGTAACTGCACTGGTAAGCCTGATATTTTTTGTGCGTGCAGCAGCAGCGGCAAGCACTACCGCCGGAGATGAAACCGCGTAATCAGCACGGTGATGTTCTCCTATACCAAATATTTCCAATCCAAGCTGGTCTGCCAGTTCTATTTCTTCCAGCAGATTTTTCATTCGTTGTTGCTGACTGATGGTCTTTCCCGTTTTTGGATCAGGTGTAGTTTCTGCAAAAGTGTAAATGCCAATCTCCATCTGTAATTTAATTTAGGCGCAAATTTCGTTTGAAATAATTTATTACCATGAACTGTCAGCTAAAAAGGTGACGTCCAATGAAGGACGCCACCTTTTTACACCTAAGCTAAAAACCTTTTAAAATCTAATTCACTTTAATTTCCTGCTTCGGAGTTTCTGCGCTTTTCAGCATCGGAACACTCACCTGCAGCACCCCGTCTTCATATTTAGCGGTGATGTTTTTTGCATCATCGTTTGACTGAAGTGTGAATGTGCGAACAAAGCCACCGCGACTGTATTCGCGCAGGATCCATTCTGGCCTGGGAAATCCTTCGGGAGGAGTGTAGGAGATTGTAAGTTCATCTCCTTTCACATCCAGGTGAAAATGTTCTTTGATTCTACCCGGAGCGAAAACCAACAGCTCATGGCTGTTTTCGGTTTTGTAAATGCTAACAGCAGCACGCTGCATAGAGCGGATGAGCAGGTGTTTGTTCCTGCTTCCGTGTTCGTGGCCTTTTGCGGCCCATGACTGATTGTAGTTCATGTTTTGTTGTTTTGGTTAAATGAAATAATTAATAGTGAAGACGAAGCCCTGGCTTGAATATTTTAAAAATTTTTATGAAATCTTGTTTTCAAAATAAGATCAATCATTAAGCACCCTTCGACAGGTTCAGGAAACGCTCTTAACTTGTCGAAGGGTTGCTGAATGTTGATATTGACAACTTCTTCAAAACAGTTTGGAATAAAATAAAATTTACCTTGCCCGAAACTTGAAAGAATGTTCAGAGTAATTCATGAATTGAGAATTGCCAAAAGTGGAATACAGGGAAAAGGTGCGTATGCAACAGGTAATATTCCTGCAAGAAAAAAGATTGGGGATTTAGGCGGAGTGATCATATCAATGCGTGAGGCAAAAAAGAGGGTACGTGCCACAAAAGAAATTGCCATGGTGGAACTCACGGATAAAACAGCGCTCGATGCATCTGTGGAAAGCAATTCGTTGCGTTATATCAATCATTCCTGCGCACCCAATTCATATATCAGAGTGACCACTACGCGTGTTGAATTT includes these proteins:
- a CDS encoding TlpA family protein disulfide reductase, coding for MRINKFLLFLLFPAMLQAQSNASVHCTFKNHSGDTVTIIPSQYYIDEYEKNYTAVITNNQCEFTFPVQKPSTAKLRVGKQSVTLFMEPGDALQVNIEGDSLLKAISFSGKGAAHNQFLVSFLKNFEADFNKEKVSKEIISSDIDAYEMKLFEERKKQLAFYNSGIQKETFSDAFKKYLSNSIRYNYYARILSVPIIQANQSQQVMTVKALPAVMLEGIDAKPVNDEALIAESYRDFLYYYTVYFTSEANGFNKFKDTNLSVEKKVQTAMQHFSGESLDWCIAYLLNNDIAKVSQYTAKHIFNVLSLQDESGDYPKLLKNKVDERLAVKDVVVADAKNTDAAGSSDINYPKLMDINGKYFTLNDLKGKVVYIDFWASWCGPCMGEMPYSKKLHAMFDEKQLKGIEFLYISIDASEDAWRNAAKQLGLEGKLAISPGNWSAPIAKYFGILSIPRYMLMNRKGEIVDLNAKRPSSGEMIYNDIIKLLD
- a CDS encoding LLM class flavin-dependent oxidoreductase; protein product: MEIGIYTFAETTPDPKTGKTISQQQRMKNLLEEIELADQLGLEIFGIGEHHRADYAVSSPAVVLAAAAARTKNIRLTSAVTVLSSDDPVRVFQDFATLDLLSGGRAEIMAGRGSFIESFPLFGYELDDYDALFEEKLDLLLQLRSQKIITWSGKFRPALDHQRIFPQPVQHPMPVWIAVGGTTQSVIRAATLGLPMALAIIGGMPERFAPLVDLYRETATAAGHDLSKLAVSINSHGYLANDSKQAADEFYPTFADVMTRIGRERGWPPTNRAQFEAGRSLKGALLVGSPQEMIDKIMYQYELFHHDRFLLQLSVGTLPHDKLLHAIELFGSEVAPVVRRETKKVWSGTKK
- a CDS encoding SET domain-containing protein-lysine N-methyltransferase, with the protein product MFRVIHELRIAKSGIQGKGAYATGNIPARKKIGDLGGVIISMREAKKRVRATKEIAMVELTDKTALDASVESNSLRYINHSCAPNSYIRVTTTRVEFYTLRAIKKGEELTADYGITHHEGKLPCKCGAPNCRGYI
- a CDS encoding glycoside hydrolase family 125 protein; the protein is MERRKFISDSSKVIAGFAVLTPSLQSFDVFALRPEFPSNRPALKERKFTSEAVEQLIAEIKPAIADKEIAWLFENCFPNTLDTTIDYEPVKGKPDTFIITGDIDAMWLRDSTAQVWPYLPLILKDEKLKKLVQGLINRQVKCVLKDPYANAFYKDLSKESSWKSDQPSPIAGVHERKWEVDSLCYVIRLSNEYYALTGDASLFDKDWDKAMRLTVSTFRTEQRKNGTSPYSFVRKTDNMIDAPVFSGTGAPIKPVGLICSMFRPSDDATTFPFLIPSNLFAMLSLRQLSAIYKTSLKEIAFSTECNDFANELETAIHQHAVTTHLTFGTIYSYEIDGFGNRLFMDDANVPSLMSLAYLGVHSVEDPLYKRTRSFLVSDANPYYFKGNIAEGQGSPHTGKEKIWPMGIILRAMTSDRNEEIVQCLKMLKHTHANTGFMHEAFNKDNPDDYSRKWFAWANTLFGEMIIKIYRERKELLAQQF
- a CDS encoding alpha-glucosidase C-terminal domain-containing protein → MMKYRTLTVTCLFFFISLSAQVNTTPFNKPPEWSKQVIWYQIFVERFYNGDHTNDPRPENINTLPINVIAPPHWAVTSWTHNWYAPDDWANELSGSFNEKIQYRRYGGDLQGVLDKLDYLQQLGITAIFLNPINDAPSLHKYDARNYHHVDVNFGPDPDGDNKLIATENPLDPSTWKWTSADKLFLRLVNEVHKRKMKIIMDYSWNHVGTTFWAWQDILKNQERSVYKDWFEIKAFDDPATLQNEFSYRGWAGTTSLVELKKVNITTTKQTGHPYEGDINEGAKKHIFEVSKRWLAPNGDVSKGIDGFRLDVADQVGMVFWRDFRKFVRSINANAYLVGEIWWEEWPDKLMDPVPYTNGDVFDAVMQYQVYRPARYFFANNNYGIDAEQFKDSLNFHWNSLQTDVRYAMMNVSSSHDAPRLLTDFYNPNKYKYKASPSDDENYKTGKPDVDTYQRVRLYLVHLFTTIGAPQIYNGEEMGMWSADDPARKPLMWKEFTFEAETTNNFQSGAKTYDTLASNQQQFDWYKKLIAIRKSNPALATGSIEFLKAKGKQLAYRRFDDKSEIIVLFNLESSPQQFDLPKDSRYLDLLTNKKIAGGSMMLAKMEAAILKRVE
- a CDS encoding alpha/beta hydrolase → MNSFRSVLFSCIIILQVMDSNAASTPKYVFYLHGMIVENMGAKAVSPYFGAYQYDDILDAFRKAGFTVMSELRKPNTDVKEYAITIAKQINDLLKKGVESKNITVIGASKGALIAMHVSAILKNKELNFVFLAACNDGNFQAFPEIQFYGNILSIYEKSDDIGESCASFREKSVSTISRYKEIEINTGLQHGFLFKPVSEWTKPAMEWANGIYE
- a CDS encoding methyltransferase domain-containing protein; its protein translation is MDHDALSKKTISAWADLGCGSGLFTNALSGLLGHGCIVYAIDKNLNVLNTITSPTSVQIKKIKADFILDELPVPTLNGILMANSLHFVKDKKALLAKLQQYLKKDAVFLIVEYDTTVSNQWVPFPINFQALGTLFSASGYHAIQKIKEQPSIYNRANIYSAIISR
- a CDS encoding Hsp20/alpha crystallin family protein, with amino-acid sequence MNYNQSWAAKGHEHGSRNKHLLIRSMQRAAVSIYKTENSHELLVFAPGRIKEHFHLDVKGDELTISYTPPEGFPRPEWILREYSRGGFVRTFTLQSNDDAKNITAKYEDGVLQVSVPMLKSAETPKQEIKVN